The window CAGATCCCCGATGGTTTCGATTTCATCCAGTTCCATGATTCTCTTCATCAGCCGGCGCAGGTCATCGACAAAGGGTCCGTGCCGGTCTACCTGGCCCAGCACCTCCTCCGGCAGAAAGGGGGCAAGCAGCTCCTTGTCGCCGCCCTGCCAGAAGGCGAAGATCGCCTCAATGAAGTCAACGATCAGGTTGCTGCTTTCCACATGGCTCTGTTTGCGGAGAAAGTGGATAAGCTGGTCCTGGCGTTTGTGGATCTCGTCCAGGTCAGTGGATACGTCCCGCAGTTCACCCTCGGCGCCGATCTCGTTGAAGAATACCGGCATCAGCTTGGCAAACTGCTTGAACAGGTTGTAGATCGGCTCAATGGGATGGTTGAGCAGCCGGCTGATATCCCGTTGGAACAGGTCGGTATCCTTGACGCAGGTGCCTGACAGCTTGAGGTTGATGATCAGGGCGGAGAACAGGGTGGAGCACCATTTCGGCTCCTGCACGATCAGGTTGGTCCAGACCCGGATGTTGGCCAGGTGGGCCGGGTTGGTGATCGGCTGCCAGTCCTCGTCCACCCCGGTAACATTGGCGTACTGGAAGCCGAAACGAACCGACTCCCAGAGAAAGGCCTCCACCAGCCGGCTGTTGCCCCGGTTGAAGACCTCGGTGCCCAGGACCTGGATGCATTGCAGCGAGGTGTGCGGGTAACGGCGGACATTGACCTTGAGCAGCTGGAAGGTGGTGAGCAGAAAACTCTCGATCTCCTCAAAGCTCTGCTGCCGGATAAGCAGCACCAGGCTGCGGTTGATCTCCCGCAGGGTCTCTTCGTGGATCAGGGCCAGGCCCGAGGTCTCCATGATCCGGAAGAGGAAGAGGAGCTTGCGGTTCTCGGCAAAACGGTCGGCCGGCGCGGATCCGGTGGTTGCCGGCCCTTTGTTGCTTTCGCCGAGTTTGCCGGTGATCTCCTTGTAGAGCCGGACAAAATCAACGTGGGAGGGCATGGTCAGCAGCCGGCCCAGGGCCGCGGCCGGGTCCTTTTCCACCGCCACCTCCTGGAGGCGCTCCAGGTGGCCGCGGATCCGGCGGTGGGAGATGGCGTTGAAGAGCTTGCCCGCCTCCCAGCCCTCGCACATGGTGCCGCAGGCCTCCTCGAACCAGGCCATGGTATCTTTTTCACTCAACCAGTATTGGTAGTTCAGGGTCAGGACCCGCTGCATCAGCCGGGCCAGGGGAAGAAAGTCATAGGTTGTTGTGTCCGGCTGTTGTTTGGCAATTTCCAGGAGCCGGAAGGCAATGGCCTTCATCGGATGATGACCCTGGACCATGAACATGAAGGTTTTCTCGTCCAGGCCGTGCAGCCGGACAAAGCAGCCGGCCAGGGCCTGTTCGTAACGGGCCAGGCCAGCCGGGTCGAGCAGGCCGGTCAGTTTGTCCACATAGGCCAGCAGCGCCTCCATGGTCTGGCCGAGCAGGGTGTTGTTCCGCTGTGATTCGGCCAGGGCGGTAAAGAACAGGGCGGTGAAGCGGGTAAAGGCCTCCGGACCCCGTTGGTGGGGCAGATAATGGCTGATGTTCTTGAGGACAAAGGAGCGCAGCCTGGGGATGATGATCGTCCAGTTGCGGAAGGGGTGGCTGCTCTCGTAGAGCAACTCGTCGATACCCTTGCGGATTCCCCGGAACCGGCCCACTATTTCGGAAAGAACCCGAAAGCAAGGGTCGATGGTCACTTCCCTGGTGGCGGTTTCCTCAAGATTGACCCGCAGGGCATCGGATTCGATGACCTGGTCAGGGGTCGGTTTCTTTTCTGCCATGGACATAAGGACGCCGCGTCGGTCTGGTTAAATGGTGAGCAAAGTTTCAGCCAAAGGCGCAAGGCATAAGGCGCCCGCATCCCTTACAGCGCTTTGTTGGCCTCCATGTGCAGGATCAGGTCCAGGACCCGGTTGGAATAGCCCCATTCGTTGTCATACCAGGTGAGTACCTTGACCGTGGTGCCGACCACCTTGGTGGACAGGCCGTCAACCACCGATGAGTGGGGGTTGCCCTGGTAGTCGATGGAGACCAGCGGTTCGTCGGAATAGCCGAGGTAGCGGTTGGTCGCCTCCTTGAGGGCCCGGTTGATCTCCGCCGGGGTGGTCTCCCGTTCCACCTCCATCACCGCGTCAACCAGCGAGACGTTGGGGGTGGGCACCCGGACCGAGAGCCCGTCGAACTTGCCCTTCAGTTCCGGGATCACCAGGGCCAGGGCGGTGGCGGCCCCGGTTTTGGTGGGGATTATCGACAGGGCCGCGGCCCGGGCCCGGCGCGGATCGCTGTGGGCAAAATCAAGGATGCGCTGATCATTGGTATAGGAATGCACCGTGGTCATCAGTCCCCGCTTGATCCCGAACCGGTCGAGGATCACCCGGACCATGGGCGCCAGGCAGTTGGTGGTGCAGGAGGCGTTGGAAACCACATGGTGTTCAGTGGGATCGTATTCGTCCTCGTTCACCCCCATGACAATGGTCTTGATCTCGCCCCTGGCCGGCGCCGAGATCACCACCTTGGCGGCCCCGGCCTCGATATGGGCGTGGGCCTTGTCTTTTTCGGTGAACCGGCCGGTGGACTCGATCACATAGTCCACCCCCAGATCACCCCAGGGGATGTCCCGCGGCTGCCGGTGGTTGAAGACTTCCACCCGGCGTCCGTTCACGGTGATGCCGCGTTCGTCCTCCCGGACCTGTTGCTGGAAGATGCCCATCACTGAATCATACTGGAGAAGATGGGCAATGCTTCGATTGTCGGTGAGATCGTTAATGGCCACGATTTCGACATCGGCAAAGGCCGCATCCATGTCCTGGGCCCGGAAAATGCTTCTGCCGATCCTGCCGAACCCGTTGATTCCGACTCGAATTGTCATGAATATGCTCCTTATGGTTTACAACAGTTTGTTTATGTAGTGTATCTGATTAGTATCAGTCTTCAGTCCTCTGTCCTCTGTCCTCTGTCCTCTGTCTTCCGTCTTCTGTCTTCCGTCTTCCGTCCTCTGTCTTCCGTCCTCCGTCCCCGGTCATTTCCACGGCGGTCCGGTACAACTCCAGGTAGCGGTTCCGCACCTTGGTCCAGGTGTAGTGGCGGTTGATCGTCCGGATCGCCGCGACCTGCATCCCGGCAAGTTTTGCCGGCTGCTCCCGGAAGAGGGTGAGGGCCCGTTCCATGGTCTCCAGCAGGGCCCGGGGCGAGTGTTCGCTATAGGCCAGGCCGGTGACCCCGTCAATCACCTTGACCAGGCCGCCGGTATGGCGGACAATGGGGAGGTTGCCGGCCAGTTGGGCCACATAATCGGTAAGGCCGCAGGGCTCATACCGGGAAGGGATAAGAAGGAAATCGCCGGCCGCATAGACCTGGTTGGCCAGGCCGGGGTCATAGCCGTGCAGAACACAGATCCGGTTGGCAGTGGCCGGGGCCAGGGCCAGCTGATCAAGGGCCAGCTCCAGTTCCCGGGCCCCGGAGCCCAGCAGCAGGACCTGAAAGTCTTTGTCCCGGCCAAGGAGTATCCTCAGGGCATCAATCAGGATGTCCACGCCCTTCTGGGAGGTCAAACGGCCGACCATGGTGAACAGGGGCTGAAGAGGGTCAACGGCCAGGCTCCCGACCTGGATCACCCCGCTGATTCGCCTGGCATTGATGTCGGCCAGTAACGCCTTCTTGCACAGCTTCTTGCCCTTTAAATCGCCCCGGCCCGGGGCAAAGGCAGCGGCCAGCCCCAGTTTTTCCGGATGGCGGGGATCGAAATCCGCCGGGTTGATCCCGTTGGTGATTCCGGCCAGGACGACCCCGTCCGCCAGCAGCCGCCGGCCCAGCCAGCCGGTGAGCATGTCGTCCTCGGTCTCCTGCAGTTCCCGGGCATAGTTCTCGCTTACCGTGTTCAGTACTGCGTAGCGTGAGGCAACGAGCAAGGGATCGAAACGGTCGGCCAGCAGATTATCCATTACCACCTGCTCGGGCAGACCGCAGATGGCCCGGGCAAAGGGCAGGTCTTCCACCTCCTGGTGGTAGCCGACCCCGGCATTGTGGATGGTGACCACGGCGCCGGTTCCGCGGAAATAGTGGCGGAACCCTTCCATCTCGTGCATCATCGCCGGCAGGATGGCGGTGTGGCCGTCCTGGCAATGGATCACCCCTGGTTTTTCGCCCAGCCGGACCATGAGCGCCAGCCCGCTCTTCTGCAGGAGTACGTTCATGGCGAAATAGTCGAAATAGGCAGTGCCCTGTTTGTGCCAGGGGATGGCCGCCTCTTCGTCGGCGGTATAGGTGTAGATTCCCCTTTTTTCCCGGTACCGTTCGCTGTCAACCAGAAAGATCCTGACCCGGTTCAGCTCTTGCTGGTGGATGGAGACCTCTTCCCGCCGCTCCTTGAGGGCGTAGTTCATGTCCACCTGGAACCGGTCGGTTTCAATAAAGCCGAGGGCCTCGGGATCCATGAATCCATAACAGGGCAGGACCACCGATATCCTGCGCCGGGTCCGGGCCAGGGCCTCGGCCAGTTGCCGGCACACGTCCTTGACCCCGCCGGCGCCGGCCAGTCCGGCATACTCCCGGGTGACCAGCCAGATGTTATGTATTTTTTCGATTTGTTTATTGGTAGCCATGAAAAAACCGCTTTTCAGGAGATGGCCCGCTGACGGAGCAGGTGGTCGGCCAGGGTCAGGCAGACCATGGCCTCGCACACCGGCACGATCCTGGGGATGGCCGAGATGTCGTGCCGGCCGCCGACCCGGATGGTGACCGGATTGTTGTCCAGGTCAACGGTCTGCTGTTCCCGGCCGATGGACGGGATC is drawn from Desulfobacterales bacterium and contains these coding sequences:
- the gap gene encoding type I glyceraldehyde-3-phosphate dehydrogenase → MTIRVGINGFGRIGRSIFRAQDMDAAFADVEIVAINDLTDNRSIAHLLQYDSVMGIFQQQVREDERGITVNGRRVEVFNHRQPRDIPWGDLGVDYVIESTGRFTEKDKAHAHIEAGAAKVVISAPARGEIKTIVMGVNEDEYDPTEHHVVSNASCTTNCLAPMVRVILDRFGIKRGLMTTVHSYTNDQRILDFAHSDPRRARAAALSIIPTKTGAATALALVIPELKGKFDGLSVRVPTPNVSLVDAVMEVERETTPAEINRALKEATNRYLGYSDEPLVSIDYQGNPHSSVVDGLSTKVVGTTVKVLTWYDNEWGYSNRVLDLILHMEANKAL
- a CDS encoding glycogen/starch synthase, whose translation is MATNKQIEKIHNIWLVTREYAGLAGAGGVKDVCRQLAEALARTRRRISVVLPCYGFMDPEALGFIETDRFQVDMNYALKERREEVSIHQQELNRVRIFLVDSERYREKRGIYTYTADEEAAIPWHKQGTAYFDYFAMNVLLQKSGLALMVRLGEKPGVIHCQDGHTAILPAMMHEMEGFRHYFRGTGAVVTIHNAGVGYHQEVEDLPFARAICGLPEQVVMDNLLADRFDPLLVASRYAVLNTVSENYARELQETEDDMLTGWLGRRLLADGVVLAGITNGINPADFDPRHPEKLGLAAAFAPGRGDLKGKKLCKKALLADINARRISGVIQVGSLAVDPLQPLFTMVGRLTSQKGVDILIDALRILLGRDKDFQVLLLGSGARELELALDQLALAPATANRICVLHGYDPGLANQVYAAGDFLLIPSRYEPCGLTDYVAQLAGNLPIVRHTGGLVKVIDGVTGLAYSEHSPRALLETMERALTLFREQPAKLAGMQVAAIRTINRHYTWTKVRNRYLELYRTAVEMTGDGGRKTEDGRRKTEDGRQRTEDRGQRTED